The proteins below come from a single Aspergillus oryzae RIB40 DNA, chromosome 5 genomic window:
- a CDS encoding FAD-dependent oxidoreductase (predicted protein) → MPPFRVLIVGGSITGLSLALMLEKNTIDFLILEAYLDIAPQVGASLGLQPNGLRILDQLGCCDELLEHAKGHTVQESIYRLPNGERIWDFRKLSDHLIERHGYPIAFMDRQTVLQTLYNKIQDKSKILTGKRVKAIDSSDPTVVKVITTDGSIYSGDIVVGADGIHSTVRQEMARLNVNTGRDYLEEKSLELQLIPQIAFSATYSCVFGISHRTPGIDACTLQDVFNEKFSYLIADGPGDRTYFFLFEHMDRVRFGQDIPRLTETDRDEIVGRHLNDPITPDVRFRDIYERRIRSGITPLQEHVYKYWHYGRMITLGDASHKPHPLTGQGANCCLETAACFTNGLVKLLRSTPSETPVSEGDISSMFDTVQQTRQPRVRFLIEAAHKRQKLVAMDTPEHKSYVATKIPGLPIKVVHSEWLKIFPPAVSLDMVPLPARPHKIPYHDELGAQDNKRSRDESKL, encoded by the exons ATGCCCCCCTTCCGAGTGCTGATCGTAGGAGGCAGCATCACCGGGCTGTCCTTGGCGCTTATGCTAGAGAAAAACACCATCGACTTTCTCATACTTGAAGCATATCTGGACATTGCACCTCAGGTTGGGGCTTCCTTGGGCTTACAGCCTAATGGGCTCCGAATTCTCGACCAGTTGGGCTGTTGTGATGAACTCTTGGAACATGCCAAGGGCCACACAGTGCAAGAGAGTATTTACCGGCTGCCAAACGGCGAAAGGATATGGGATTTCCGCAAGCTAAGCGACCATTTGATAGAACG ACACGGGTATCCAATAGCGTTTATGGATCGACAAACAGTTCTCCAAACGCTATATAACAAAATTCAGGATAAAAGCAAGATTCTTACAGGAAAGAGGGTTAAAGCCATAGACAGCTCTGATCCGACCGTGGTGAAAGTGATTACGACCGATGGATCAATATACAGTGGGGACATTGTCGTCGGCGCCGACGGTATTCATTCAACTGTTCGCCAGGAGATGGCACGTTTAAACGTAAACACGGGTCGAGATTACTTGGAAGAAAAAT CGCTGGAACTACAACTGATACCTCAAATAGCATTCTCTGCAACCTACTCCTGTGTCTTCGGGATTTCACACCGGACTCCCGGCATTGATGCTTGCACCCTTCAGGACGTATTCAATGAGAAGTTCTCATATCTTATTGCTGACGGGCCTGGTGACCGTACCTATTTCTTCCTGTTCGAGCACATGGATAGGGTACGATTTGGCCAGGATATTCCTCGACTCACGGAGACGGACCGAGACGAAATTGTCGGCAGACACCTTAATGATCCGATCACCCCCGATGTCAGATTTCGTGACATTTACGAACGTCGGATCAGGTCTGGCATTACCCCCCTGCAAGAGCATGTATACAAATATTGGCATTATGGAAGAATGATTACTCTTGGGGATGCAAGCCATAAG CCTCATCCATTGACTGGGCAAGGGGCAAACTGCTGCCTCGAAACGGCAGCATGCTTCACCAATGGCCTTGTGAAGCTGCTGCGCTCCACGCCTTCCGAAACACCCGTTTCAGAAGGAGACATATCCAGCATGTTCGATACAGTTCAGCAGACACGTCAGCCGAGAGTCCGTTTTCTGATTGAGGCGGCTCACAAACGTCAAAAGCTCGTGGCTATGGACACACCCGAGCACAAGTCGTACGTTGCTACGAAAATACCAGGCCTCCCCATAAAGGTTGTCCACAGCGAATGGTTAAAGATCTTTCCACCGGCGGTGTCACTGGATATGGTCCCGTTACCAGCAAGGCCACACAAAATCCCGTATCATGATGAGCTGGGGGCTCAGGACAACAAGCGTTCCCGCGATGAATCCAAACTATAA
- a CDS encoding glycoside hydrolase family 1 protein (beta-glucosidase, lactase phlorizinhydrolase, and related proteins) gives MNVNMFKAGDDILQDVDQSCKDRLPAVEELPLPPSFTWGTATAAYQVEGGAFQDGKGKSIWDTFTHLDPSRTNGENGDIACDHYNRMAEDVVLMASYGVDVYRFSIAWARILPLGGRGDPINEKGIAFYNNLIDCLLEHNIEPVVTLYHWDVPQGLYDRYGAFLDTTEFRADFEHFARLCFSRFGDRVKRWITFNEPYIISIFGHHSGVLAPGRSSATGGDSRTEPWRVGHTIILAHTAAVQAYATDFQPTQKGDISIVLNGHYYEPWDAGSEEHRLAAQRRLEFYIGWFGDPIFLGKDYPAPMRAQLGSRLPEFTSEELDLLRRSAPINSFYGMNHYTTKYARALPDPPAEDDCTGNVEEGPTNSEGKTMGPLSGMSWLRVTPAGFRKLLNWVWDRYRRPIVVTENGCPCPGESQMTKEQALDDQFRIRYFGLYLDAISRAIYDDGVKVEGYYVWSLMDNFEWSAGYGPRYGITHVDFTTLVRTPKQSAKYLHHSFNKRRATSLR, from the exons ATGAACGTGAATATGTTCAAGGCCGGGGACGACATCCTCCAGGATGTCGACCAATCATGTAAAGACCGTCTCCCTGCTGTAGAAGAGTTGCCCCTGCCTCCAAGCTTTACCTGGGGTACTGCTACAGCTGCGTATCAGGTTGAAGGCGGCGCCTTCCAGGACGGCAAGGGCAAATCCATCTGGGATACCTTCACTCACCTTGACCCATCTCGCACGAACGGGGAAAATGGAGACATTGCCTGTGACCACTACAATCGCATGGCGGAAGATGTTGTACTGATGGCCTCATACGGCGTGGACGTGTATCGCTTCTCGATCGCCTGGGCCAGAATTCTCCCTTTAGGCGGGCGTGGCGACCCAATCAACGAGAAAGGAATCGCATTCTACAACAATCTCATTGACTGTCTCTTGGAGCACAATATTGAGCCTGTTGTGACACTCTATCACTGGGATGTACCGCAAGGGCTCTACGATCGCTATGGGGCGTTCTTAGATACGACCGAGTTTCGAGCGGATTTCGAACATTTTGCACGATTGTGTTTCTCTCGGTTCGGTGATCGAGTCAAAAGATGGATCACGTTCAATGAGCCCTACATTATTTCAATTTTTGGTCACCATAGTGGGGTACTGGCTCCTGGCCGCAGCAGTGCAACAGGTGGTGATTCCCGAACTGAGCCATGGCGTGTCGGTCACACCATCATCCTTGCTCATACAGCTGCTGTGCAGGCCTACGCGACGGACTTTCAACCCACACAGAAAGGGGATATTTCGATCGTCCTGAATGGCCACTATTATGAGCCGTGGGATGCTGGCAGCGAAGAACATCGGTTGGCTGCCCAGCGTCGCTTGGAGTTTTACATTGGTTGGTTCGGTGACCCCATCTTCCTGGGAAAGGATTATCCAGCGCCCATGCGAGCTCAGCTTGGCAGTCGTCTGCCTGAGTTCACATCAGAAGAGCTGGACCTCCTCCGCCGGTCTGCCCCAATCAACTCGTTCTATGGTATGAACCATTACACGACAAAATACGCACGAGCCCTACCTGACCCACCCGCGGAGGATGACTGCACCGGTAATGTGGAGGAAGGGCCCACTAACAGCGAGGGGAAGACCATGGGGCCTCTTTCTGGCATGTCCTGGCTGCGAGTGACACCGGCGGGCTTCCGCAAGTTGCTGAACTGGGTCTGGGATCGCTATCGTCGACCAATCGTAGTCACGGAGAATGGATGTCCTTGTCCAGGTGAAAGTCAGATGACGAAGGAGCAGGCCCTAGACGACCAGTTCCGCATTCGGTACTTCGGGTTGTATCTAGATGCTATTTCCCGGGCCATTTATGATGATGGGGTCAAGGTTGAGGGCTACTACGTCTGGTCATTGATGGATAATTTTG AATGGTCTGCTGGATATGGTCCTCGGTATGGAATCACGCACGTCGATTTCACAACCTTGGTTCGCACACCTAAACAGTCGGCAAAGTATTTACATCACAGTTTCAATAAACGGAGGGCAACAAGCCTTAGATAG
- a CDS encoding catalase (catalase), whose protein sequence is MASHPLQALGEAVGAAGADPRIKQLNSLFQGANDGPARTAAKITGVQQGGKREDDGPYFTNNEGIPFPDPAHSKTAGGLPLVSDTFLLQKQQHFNRSKNLERMVHPCGSGAFGYFETTHDVSNLTKVALTSANFLRSPGLKTPVFARFSTVTLGREFPDLARNPRGFALKFYTGEGNYDIVGLNFPVFFCRDPIQGPDVIRSQSRNPQNFLLDHNSLFDLLANTPEGNHAGMMFFSNHGTPKGWRNNHGYGCHTFKWVNKDGKFVYIKYHFLADNGQKQFNADEAQYHGGADPDWSKRDLWQAIEKGEEITWTAHVQIMQPEEADPAKLGFDPFDVTKVWPKKQFPLHEFGKLRLNKNPENFHRDVEQAAFSPGSMVPGIEDSPDPLLQFRMFFYRDAQYHRIGINLHQVPVNCPFMASSYSSLNFDGQMRVDGNHGMNPQYVPNSFVNKFRPDVAEAPYQLSDNNVGRKSHFYHEGKASEYDQPRALYREVMDERARRQLHDNTARLLRLVEFPVIQVKYLAQLFRIAPEYAKGVYDLLPEKSFPFSDVEKQADGAETAMKEPKFRPSAPTDKLVGMCPMKPVYNV, encoded by the exons ATGGCATCACATCCGTTGCAAGCTTTAGGCGAAGCAGTTGGTGCGGCGGGCGCCGATCCGCGCATCAAGCAATTGAATTCTCTCTTTCAGGGTGCCAACGATGGTCCGGCCAGAACTGCTGCCAAAATAACAGGCGTGCAACAGGGTGGTAAAAGGGAGGATGATGGCCCCTACTTCACTAATAACGAGGGCATCCCCTTCCCCGACCCGGCTCATAGCAAGACCGCCGGTGGACTACCATTGGTATCGGATACTTTTTTACTCCAGAAACAGCAGCATTTCAATCGCTCTAAGAACTTAGAGCGAATGGTGCATCCTT GTGGCAGTGGTGCATTCGGATACTTTGAGACTACGCATGATGTTTCCAACCTCACTAAGGTAGCCCTAACCAGT GCCAACTTTCTTAGATCTCCTGGGCTGAAAACTCCGGTCTTCGCCCGCTTTTCCACCGTGACGCTCGGCCGTGAATTTCCAGATCTGGCCAGAAACCCTCGCGGTTTTGCTCTCAAGTTCTACACGGGCGAGGGCAATTATGACATCGTGGGCCTGAACTTT CCCGTTTTCTTCTGCCGAGACCCCATTCAGGGTCCCGATGTCATTCGCTCGCAGTCGCGTAATCCACAGAACTTTCTTCTCGATCACAACTCACTGTTCGATCTCCTGGCAAATACGCCCGAAGG AAACCATGCCGGTATGATGTTCTTCAGTAACCATGGTACACCAAAGGGCTGGAGAAACAACCATGGTTATGGCTGCCATACGTTCAAATG GGTCAACAAGGATGGCAAATTCGTATATATCAAGtatcatttccttgcagACAACGGCCAGAAACAGTTCAACGCCGATGAAGCGCAGTATCACGGCGGTGCCGATCCGGACTGGTCGAAACGCGACCTTTGGCAGGCCATCGAGAAGGGCGAAGAGATTACCTGGACGGCGCATGTCCAGATCATGCAACCCGAGGAAGCCGATCCAGCGAAGCTCGGTTTCGATCCGTTCGATGTGACCAAGGTGTGGCCGAAGAAGCAGTTCCCG CTTCATGAGTTTGGCAAACTAAGGCTCAACAAAAATCCCGAGAACTTTCACCGAGACGTTGAACAAGCTGCCTTCTCACCGGGCAGCATGGTCCCCGGCATCGAAGACAGTCCCGATCCCCTACTCCAATTCCGTATGTTCTTCTACCGCGACGCACAATACCATCGGATTGGGATCAACCTCCACCAAGTACCGGTCAATTGTCCATTCATGGCCTCATCATATTCGTCCCTGAACTTCGATGGACAAATGCGCGTCGACGGAAACCATGGAATGAACCCGCAGTACGTCCCAAACAGCTTCGTGAACAAGTTCCGACCAGACGTGGCCGAGGCTCCCTACCAGCTCTCGGACAATAATGTCGGTCGCAAGTCCCATTTCTACCATGAAGGCAAAGCATCAGAATACGACCAGCCACGGGCCCTGTATCGGGAGGTCATGGATGAGCGGGCCCGCAGGCAGCTGCACGATAATACAGCCCGTCTACTGCGGTTGGTGGAGTTCCCTGTGATTCAGGTTAAGTATCTGGCACAGCTCTTCCGTATCGCACCAGAGTATGCGAAGGGAGTATACGATCTGCTCCCGGAAAAGTCGTTCCCGTTTAGCGATGTTGAGAAGCAAGCTGATGGTGCAGAGACGGCGATGAAAGAGCCCAAGTTTCGACCCAGCGCGCCGACGGATAAATTGGTCGGCATGTGTCCTATGAAACCTGTCTACAATGTTTAA
- a CDS encoding uncharacterized protein (predicted protein) → MELDSTTKALSLWEILHPILLNLDMRTLHHAQRVCRVWYHIITRSRSLQQALFFLPVEESQATGPVKRIDQINPLLKEILWPQLSWLATSARKLKFSERRRQAKERGIPTLRSETASWRRMLIRQPPPITIGIQGEDEDDADSPAPTIYYNEDISTECLWALTEISTFADHCFVQCIFSGDDGWKEIYPPEQVDLVSEQDLQKCDMLLVGHCPPNYLLRMIQWILRYAYYDPRLSLRVDIHPPMLDFYYRFNLSGSLVMDGWVFVIANHHGPIWTYNVDDMALGKAPILESYMHKTQLNPLTEQEATAVKHIVDDGSLARTVGSTTSYTDRLVRVIAKLVDKGILPKFTLEEHEIIYRILDLIHVKGHATQCQA, encoded by the exons ATGGAGCTAGactccaccaccaaggccCTCTCTCTATGGGAGATACTGCATcccatcctcctcaacctAGATATGCGAACTCTTCACCACGCACAACGGGTGTGCCGCGTTTGGtatcacatcatcaccagATCAAGGTCTCTTCAGCAAGCCCTATTCTTCCTACCTGTGGAGGAGAGTCAAGCCACTGGCCCCGTCAAACGCATAGATCAAATAAACCCCCTACTTAAGGAGATTCTCTGGCCTCAGCTATCGTGGCTTGCTACCTCCGCCCGCAAACTTAAGTTTTCAGAGCGCAGAAGACAAGCCAAGGAACGTGGTATTCCGACACTCCGTTCAGAGACCGCTAGCTGGCGCCGAATGCTCATTCGTCAGCCTCCACCAATTACAATAGGCATCCAaggtgaagatgaagacgatgcaGACTCTCCAGCCCCGACTATCTATTATAACGAAGACATCTCCACCGAATGTCTCTGGGCCCTGACAGAGATATCTACCTTTGCAGATCATTGTTTCGTTCAATGCATCTTCAGTGGCGACGACGGATGGAAGGAGATATATCCTCCTGAGCAAGTCGATCTCGTATCTGAGCAGGATCTTCAAAAGTGCGATATGTTACTGGTGGGCCACTGCCCGCCTAACTATCTTCTTAGAATGATACAATGGATCCTGAGATATGCATACTACGATCCCCGTCTTTCCCTACGGGTAGACATACACCCGCCAATGCTAGATTTCTATTACCGTTTCAATCTAAGCGGTTCATTAGTGATGGATGGTTGGGTCTTCGTTATCGCCAACCATCATGGACCAATTTGGACATACAATGTTGACGACATGGCCCTGGGCAAGGCACCCATTTTGGAGTCCTATATGCACAAGACCCAGTTGAATCCTTTGACAGAGCAGGAGGCAACGGCGGTGAAACATATTGTCGACGATGGATCACTTGCTCGGACGGTTGGATCTACCACGAGCTATACAGACAGGCTAGTGCGTGTTATAGCGAAGCTTGTTGACAAGGGAATCTTGCCAAAGTTTACGCTCGAAGAACATGAAATCATCTACCGG ATTTTGGATCTTATCCATGTCAAGGGACATGCAACACAATGTCAAGCCTAg
- a CDS encoding uncharacterized protein (predicted protein), with amino-acid sequence MYSSRYLFKPFRAPTHYSLARTTLGASRGFRTTAPAATRVSEVIKNDHRELEDQYNRILSAKTKDEKEQWQNQFTWELARHSIGEELVVYPRMEKVLDNGKTMADHDRHEHQIVKEDLYKFQGLQPDDPEFIPTLKTLWANLAQHIKEEETQDLPALEHALSDSDSDGMARSFGRTKKFIPTRSHPAAPDKPPYETVAGLMSAPMDRLGDLLRKFPDEARS; translated from the exons ATGTACTCCTCACGATATCTGTTCAAGCCCTTCAGGGCTCCCACTCACTATAGCCTCGCCAGAACTACTCTAGGTGCCAGTCGAGGCTTCCGCACTACTGCTCCGGCAGCGACTCGCGTGTCCGAAGTGATCAAAAACGATCATCGCGAACTGGAGGATCAATATAATCGAATCCTGAGTGCCAAAACgaaagatgaaaaggaacaatggCAGAACCAATTCACCTGGGAGCTCGCCCGCCATTCCATCGGTGAAGAGCTCGTGGTATACCCACGCATGGAGAAGGTGCTCGACAATGGCAAAACGATGGCAGACCATGATCGACATGAACATCAAATA GTCAAGGAAGACCTCTACAAATTCCAGGGACTTCAACCAGACGACCCCGAGTTCATTCCCACCCTGAAGACCCTCTGGGCCAACCTCGCGCAGcacatcaaggaagaagaaacccaagaCCTCCCAGCTCTGGAACATGCTTTGAGTGATTCCGACTCCGATGGCATGGCACGCTCATTCGGTCGGACCAAGAAGTTCATTCCTACCCGTAGCCATCCGGCAGCTCCTGATAAGCCACCTTATGAGACCGTTGCGGGCCTAATGTCGGCGCCGATGGACCGATTAGGTGATCTGCTCAGGAAATTCCCTGATGAAGCAAGATCTTGA
- a CDS encoding rhamnogalacturonan acetylesterase (predicted protein), giving the protein MRFSALGLVAALLSQVQASPVARASKTPYFFLIGDSTVAVNGGWGNGLLAYLKDPAKGENRAVSGTTTVSWKANGRWDDLIKSVESNAANYEPIVTVQFGYNDQKSLTLAQFTSNLESIATDIQGAGGTPIFITSLTRRNFDGDEVKQDLKDWRDATITAAQAVGIQYLDLNTASTNYVNAIGEENAIKYNLTPDDRTHLNPAGEAVFGRMTLDLLLQARGDLNAYFEPNEALSERIANGEYATGDE; this is encoded by the exons ATGAGATTTAGCGCTCTTGGACTCGTTGCCGCTCTGTTGAGCCAGGTTCAGGCAAGTCCTGTCGCACGAGCATCAAAGACACCttacttcttcctcatcggtGACTCTACCGTGGCGGTAAACGGCGGTTGGGGAAATGGACTTCTAGCCTACCTGAAGGATCCAGCCAAAGGTGAGAACAGGGCCGTGAGCGGAACCACCACCGTCTCCTGGAAAGCCAATGGAAGATGGGACGATCTTATTAAAAGTGTCGAGTCCAACGCCGCCAACTATGAACCAATCGTGACTGTTCAATTTGGCTACAACGACCAAAAGAGCCTTACCCTGGCCCAGTTCACGTCGAACCTTGAGTCCATTGCCACCGATATCCAGGGGGCTGGCGGAACTCCC ATCTTTATCACCTCCCTCACTCGCCGTAACTTTGACGGCGATGAGGTCAAACAAGACCTCAAGGACTGGAGAGATGCGACCATCACCGCTGCCCAGGCCGTTGGCATCCAATACCTCGACTTGAACACGGCAAGCACCAACTACGTTAACGCCATCGGCGAAGAGAATGCTATCAAGTACAATCTTACTCCTGATGATCGAACACATTTGAATCCTGCAGGCGAGGCCGTCTTTGGTCGGATGACACTTGACCTTTTGTTGCAGGCACGCGGGGATCTCAATGCATACTTTGAACCCAACGAGGCGTTGAGTGAAAGAATTGCCAACGGTGAATATGCCACAGGGGATGAGTGA
- a CDS encoding uncharacterized protein (predicted protein), whose amino-acid sequence MPPDPDPGLIQPKTGGVTKLQTYIITVFATIAWYNAVELVIICLTTFKRYRGCYFWSLLIASFGLIPLVLGWLFFIFYFGLTRWVSASIIIPSWYCVVAGHSLVLWSRLHLIMQAPKVLRALLILIIVDSVLLFIPPTVMFYGILIHDEGFRTSARFAAAYNVMERIQLVGFCLQELLISGIYIFETTKLLRLRPDPVHSRILIRLVVINVVVMILDVAVVAVQFAGYIAIQMMFKPVAYSIKLKLEYAVLSQLIQISKGPNSDPEQLCSCSQEHNSTSTCRSDSGRNGTADSDMRQYNSRSHDDSHYA is encoded by the exons ATGCCGCCCGATCCGGACCCCGGTTTGATCCAACCCAAAACGGGAGGCGTCACCAAGCTCCAGACGTATATTATTACAGTATTCGCGACGATTGCCTGGTACAATGCCGTGGAACTGGTAATCATATGTCTGACCACATTCAAGCGCTATCGAGGCTGCTACTTCTGGAGTTTGTTGATCGCCTCCTTTGGCCTGATCCCACTTGTCCTTGGatggctcttcttcatcttctattTCGGACTTACTCGCTGGGTTTCCGCCTCCATAATCATCCCGAGCTGGTACTGCGTAGTGGCGGGCCACTCTCTTGTACTCTGGTCACGACTGCACCTTATCATGCAGGCGCCAAAGGTACTCCGTGCCctcctcattctcatcattgTCGACAGTGTTCTCCTCTTCATTCCCCCAACGGTGATGTTCTACGGAATCCTGATACACGATGAGGGCTTTCGAACTTCAGCACGGTTTGCCGCCGCATACAACGTAATGGAGCGGATTCAGCTCGTGGGTTTCTGTTTGCAGGAGCTTCTTATCTCTGGAATCTATATCTTTGAAACGACAAAGCTACTGCGACTTCGACCGGACCCAGTTCACTCTCGGATTCTGATTCGGCTGGTGGTAATTAACGTTGTGGTCATGATACTCGATGTGGCGGTCGTTGCAGTCCAGTTCGCGGGATACATCGCCATTCAAATGATGTTCAAGCCCGTTGCTTATAGTATCAAGTTGAAGTTGGAATACGCCGTCCTCAGCCAATTGATCCAAATCTCCAAGGGTCCAAACTCTGATCCGGAGCAGCTATGCTCATGTTCGCAAGAACACAACAGCACATCGACATGCCGCAGTGATTCTGGGAGAAATGGCACTGCAGACTCGGACATGCGGCAGTACA ACTCAAGATCCCATGATGACAGCCACTACGCGTGA
- a CDS encoding alpha-L-rhamnosidase (predicted protein), with product MALVTNVQFGHYHPPNTLGVQERNPRISWSFKNTPRHFRQEGYAIEILDSEHTVLSTAKRTSQQSYLVPWPSDQPLKSRQKISLRVKVWDGEGYISPWSEEAYLETGLLERSDWQCERIAAPWGLETTGPAPEDLYRKEFSLTGPVRQSRLYVTAQGVYEAEINGQRVGDYFMAPGWTTYDGRLQYQTYDVTSMLSADTNCIGVRVAEGWFCGRIGFEGGHRNIWGPHTALMAQLEVTYTDGSVDTISSDRSWVVTTGPIRLAEIYDGEKYDATREIPCWSSPAMALPTAWEPVLLMDPLPDSVELTAGFSEPVRRTEVIQPIQKVVTPSGKIILDFGQNLVGYVRLKNIKGPRGHIVRLSHAEVLEHKELGARPLRICQAIDEYTLKGDCQGEHYEPRFTFHGFRYVQIDGWRGDLDLETSVEAVVCHTDMKQVGTFSCSESLLNQLYKNVCWGMRGNFLSVPTDCPQRDERLGWSGDLALFAPTATLIYDCFNMLRNWLVDVEYDQNILGGVPAMVTPNATLPDPIWCRRIPCAIWHDVTILAPWALYEETGDESILVQQYASMMTWLKRLPRNQTGSTHLWDTTIFQLGVRIVVRRFQLQEWLADYLL from the coding sequence ATGGCCTTAGTGACTAATGTTCAGTTCGGGCACTACCACCCTCCTAATACTCTCGGAGTCCAGGAGAGGAATCCCCGCATCTCGTGGAGTTTCAAGAATACTCCCAGACATTTTCGACAAGAGGGTTACGCAATTGAGATACTCGACTCTGAGCACACTGTCCTCTCAACTGCTAAACGAACTTCGCAGCAGTCTTACTTAGTCCCATGGCCGTCTGACCAACCCCTAAAATCGCGCCAGAAAATTTCTCTTCGAGTCAAGGTGTGGGATGGAGAGGGTTATATCTCCCCATGGAGTGAAGAGGCCTATCTCGAGACGGGCCTCCTGGAGCGAAGCGATTGGCAGTGTGAGCGTATTGCTGCCCCCTGGGGACTTGAAACCACCGGTCCCGCCCCGGAAGATTTGTACAGAAAAGAATTCTCCCTCACTGGACCTGTCCGCCAATCCCGCCTGTATGTTACTGCGCAGGGTGTTTATGAGGCGGAGATTAATGGTCAGCGAGTGGGTGACTACTTCATGGCTCCTGGCTGGACTACCTACGACGGACGATTGCAATATCAGACCTACGATGTCACATCTATGCTTTCAGCCGATACAAATTGTATCGGGGTTCGCGTCGCAGAGGGCTGGTTTTGTGGCCGTATTGGATTCGAAGGGGGACATCGCAACATTTGGGGCCCTCACACGGCGCTGATGGCCCAACTTGAGGTCACTTACACCGATGGAAGCGTTGATACTATCTCGTCCGACCGCTCATGGGTTGTCACGACGGGACCTATTCGACTGGCCGAAATATACGACGGCGAAAAATATGACGCCACTCGAGAAATCCCCTGTTGGTCATCTCCGGCCATGGCCTTGCCAACTGCCTGGGAGCCAGTCCTCCTTATGGATCCACTGCCCGACTCGGTCGAACTTACTGCTGGGTTTAGTGAGCCTGTCCGGAGGACTGAAGTCATTCAGCCCATCCAGAAGGTTGTTACACCTTCGGGCAAGATAATACTTGATTTTGGTCAGAACTTAGTCGGCTATGTCAGACTTAAGAATATCAAAGGCCCTCGCGGTCACATCGTAAGGTTGTCGCATGCGGAAGTCCTAGAACATAAAGAGCTGGGAGCCAGGCCACTCCGCATCTGCCAGGCGATCGATGAGTATACACTGAAGGGAGACTGTCAAGGAGAGCATTACGAGCCCCGGTTCACGTTCCACGGATTTCGGTACGTGCAGATTGATGGATGGAGAGGGGACTTGGACTTGGAGACATCTGTGGAAGCCGTTGTCTGCCATACAGATATGAAGCAAGTCGGTACATTCTCATGCTCTGAGTCGCTTTTGAATCAGCTTTACAAGAATGTCTGCTGGGGTATGAGAGGCAATTTCCTGTCGGTGCCGACCGACTGCCCTCAACGTGATGAACGGCTTGGTTGGTCTGGGGACCTGGCGTTGTTTGCCCCGACGGCAACCCTAATTTACGACTGCTTCAATATGCTTCGGAACTGGCTAGTTGACGTAGAATATGATCAAAATATTCTAGGAGGGGTTCCGGCGATGGTGACTCCCAATGCCACACTCCCAGATCCAATATGGTGCAGGCGTATACCATGCGCTATTTGGCATGACGTTACTATCCTGGCACCATGGGCTCTTTATGAGGAAACAGGAGACGAGAGTATATTGGTGCAACAGTACGCGAGTATGATGACTTGGCTGAAGCGGTTGCCCCGAAACCAAACTGGTTCGACTCACCTGTGGGATACAACCATTTTCCAACTCGGTGTGCGTATAGTAGTTCGGCGCTTCCAGCTACAAGAATGGCTTGCTGACTATTTACTATAG
- a CDS encoding uncharacterized protein (predicted protein): MSRIAGILGKEDDRGQFAAELKEAWKDFQDEYVTPNGRIASDSQAAYALAICFDLLTPNQRVHAGNRLVELVRKNEFKIGTGFAGTPYLCEALTLTGHIQVAYSMLLEKKCPSWLYPVTMGATTVWERWDSMLPDGSINPGEMTSFQPLCLWRHCQVSLGEDRRLTEARTGLETLPCSAIYRSRAYLCLCVSCHAVWPSFVLVGNNPCRGRSA; encoded by the coding sequence ATGTCACGAATTGCTGGTATCCTAGGGAAAGAGGATGACCGTGGGCAGTTTGCAGCAGAGTTGAAAGAGGCGTGGAAAGACTTTCAAGATGAATATGTCACTCCCAACGGTCGCATCGCTTCAGACTCCCAAGCCGCATACGCACTCGCGATTTGCTTTGATCTGCTAACGCCCAACCAGCGAGTCCATGCTGGCAACCGACTGGTAGAGCTAGTCCGGAAAAATGAATTTAAGATCGGTACCGGTTTCGCGGGCACTCCATATTTGTGCGAAGCACTCACACTCACCGGACACATTCAAGTCGCATACTCTATGCTtctagaaaagaaatgtcCTTCGTGGCTTTATCCAGTAACAATGGGTGCCACCACGGTGTGGGAACGATGGGACAGCATGTTGCCAGACGGTAGCATTAACCCCGGCGAAATGACCTCGTTCCAACCACTATGCCTTTGGCGCCATTGCCAAGTTTCTCTTGGAGAGGATCGCAGGCTTACAGAGGCTCGAACCGGGTTGGAAACACTTCCGTGTAGCGCCATCTATCGGAGCAGAGCTTACTTATGCCTCTGCGTCTCATGCCACGCCGTATGGCCAAGCTTCGTGCTCGTGGGAAACAACCCATGTCGAGGAAGGTCTGCATAA